Proteins encoded together in one Rhodohalobacter sp. SW132 window:
- a CDS encoding YifB family Mg chelatase-like AAA ATPase has translation MLSKVYCASTIGVDARLIEVEVNMSGGVPKYYLVGLPDRAVSESKDRIDAALKNAGAHFPRGRITVNLAPADLPKEGSAFDLPIALSLLAVSDQINTEKMPKSLVLGELALDGKLRPVKGVLPIAVEARNRGIEYLIVPKANGAEAGVVDGVDVMAFECLEDVMRWFDDSSTQSPVQIDPESLFHQNGQQEILDFVDVRGQENVKRALEVAAAGGHNVIMVGPPGSGKTMMARRLPTILPPLTLDEALETTKIHSVAGLLKSGKALVTNRPFRSPHHTVSDVALVGGGSIPMPGEISMAHNGVLFLDELPEFKRSALEVMRQPLEDGSVSISRARMSVNYPSRIMLIASMNPSPTGDWHDPDNPDSATGIQMQRYLGKISGPLLDRIDLHVDVDKVGYEELSSKAKGETSADIRQRVVAAREIQNQRFMGVKDVYCNAQMNTKLARKICPLDESSEQMLKKAMNSLGLSARAYDRILKVSRTIADLDYSEMIRSNHIAEAIQYRSLDREGWLG, from the coding sequence ATGTTATCAAAAGTATATTGCGCCTCCACTATCGGTGTGGATGCACGGTTAATAGAAGTTGAAGTGAATATGAGCGGCGGAGTTCCGAAATATTACCTGGTGGGGCTGCCGGATCGTGCGGTAAGTGAATCGAAGGACCGGATTGATGCGGCTTTGAAGAATGCCGGGGCACATTTTCCGCGCGGAAGAATTACCGTAAATCTTGCGCCGGCTGATCTTCCAAAAGAGGGAAGCGCCTTTGATCTGCCGATCGCGCTGAGTCTGCTGGCGGTTTCCGATCAGATCAATACAGAGAAAATGCCGAAATCGCTCGTACTTGGCGAGCTGGCACTCGATGGAAAATTGCGTCCGGTAAAAGGTGTGCTGCCAATTGCGGTTGAAGCACGCAACCGGGGCATTGAGTACCTGATTGTTCCCAAAGCAAACGGCGCCGAGGCCGGCGTTGTCGACGGAGTAGACGTGATGGCATTTGAATGCCTTGAAGATGTAATGCGCTGGTTTGATGACAGCTCAACACAAAGCCCCGTGCAGATCGATCCGGAATCGCTGTTCCACCAGAATGGACAGCAGGAGATTCTCGATTTTGTGGATGTGCGCGGACAGGAAAATGTAAAACGTGCGCTGGAAGTAGCTGCCGCAGGCGGACACAATGTTATTATGGTCGGTCCTCCCGGTTCCGGTAAAACGATGATGGCTCGGCGTCTTCCCACAATTTTACCTCCCCTCACACTCGATGAAGCACTTGAAACCACGAAAATTCATTCTGTAGCGGGGTTGTTGAAATCCGGCAAAGCGCTCGTTACAAATCGCCCGTTCCGGAGTCCCCATCACACGGTTTCTGATGTGGCACTGGTGGGAGGAGGAAGCATCCCCATGCCCGGCGAAATTTCGATGGCACACAACGGTGTCCTCTTTCTGGATGAACTGCCTGAATTCAAGCGAAGTGCCCTGGAGGTAATGCGTCAGCCTCTTGAGGATGGATCGGTGAGTATTTCCCGGGCACGAATGAGCGTAAACTATCCGAGCCGAATTATGCTGATCGCATCGATGAATCCATCTCCAACCGGCGACTGGCACGATCCCGATAACCCGGATAGCGCAACCGGAATCCAGATGCAGCGGTATCTTGGGAAAATCAGCGGCCCGCTGCTCGACAGAATCGACCTGCATGTTGATGTTGACAAAGTTGGTTATGAAGAACTTTCATCTAAAGCAAAAGGAGAAACATCTGCCGATATCAGGCAGAGGGTGGTGGCAGCACGTGAAATTCAAAACCAGCGGTTTATGGGCGTGAAAGATGTATACTGTAACGCACAGATGAATACGAAACTGGCGCGCAAAATCTGTCCGCTGGATGAGAGCAGTGAACAGATGCTGAAAAAAGCGATGAATTCACTGGGATTGTCGGCACGGGCGTACGACCGAATTTTGAAAGTATCACGAACAATTGCTGATCTCGATTACTCTGAAATGATCCGTTCCAACCATATTGCCGAGGCGATACAGTACCGGAGTCTCGACCGCGAAGGATGGCTGGGATAG
- a CDS encoding TspO/MBR family protein codes for MNNSTRHRFLSAGVLITFILICFGVAWTGAQVSPGIASSEWYDQLNKPSWNPPGWLFGPVWTFLYTLMALAAWRIWLVDGFSGSKKELSFFGIQLFLNGLWSQLFFNAQNPGLAFAEIILLLAAIIYTTWLFYQKDRMAGWLMVPYILWVSFATVLNGTIWMIN; via the coding sequence ATGAACAACAGCACCCGACACCGTTTTTTATCGGCAGGAGTTCTCATAACCTTTATTTTAATCTGTTTCGGGGTCGCATGGACCGGGGCGCAGGTATCTCCCGGAATTGCTTCATCGGAGTGGTACGATCAGCTCAATAAGCCCAGCTGGAATCCTCCCGGATGGCTATTTGGTCCGGTCTGGACCTTCCTTTACACCCTGATGGCCCTTGCAGCGTGGCGAATCTGGCTGGTTGATGGGTTTTCAGGCAGTAAAAAAGAACTCTCCTTTTTCGGAATTCAGCTGTTTCTGAACGGCCTTTGGTCGCAGTTATTTTTTAACGCTCAAAATCCCGGCCTTGCATTTGCTGAGATCATTCTGCTGCTCGCAGCCATTATCTATACCACCTGGCTTTTTTATCAAAAAGATAGAATGGCCGGCTGGCTGATGGTGCCGTACATTCTGTGGGTTTCATTCGCAACTGTTCTCAATGGTACTATTTGGATGATAAACTGA
- a CDS encoding SDR family oxidoreductase, which produces MSKKIIIIGATSGIGEELARQCVEKEYHVGGTGRRVERLEDLKKELGNYFSFAEMDVTQFDDAKIQLNKLIEQMGGMDVIVLNAGISNFPASSITAMEQKVIDVNVSGFVQLFGEAFQYFRKQGHGQIVGVSSIASLFGSSRAAPYSSSKAFISTYMQAYRQRCNNISEDITITDVKPGFVESEMIEGKKGLFWVGETKKAVKQMLKDIEKKKSYSYVTRRWRLVAWLIKLTPNWVLDRI; this is translated from the coding sequence ATGTCAAAAAAAATAATCATTATCGGCGCTACATCCGGAATTGGCGAAGAACTCGCGCGGCAATGTGTTGAAAAGGAGTATCATGTGGGCGGAACCGGCAGGCGGGTGGAACGCCTGGAGGATCTAAAAAAGGAGTTGGGCAACTATTTCAGCTTTGCCGAAATGGATGTTACTCAGTTTGATGATGCAAAAATACAGCTCAATAAATTGATTGAACAGATGGGCGGCATGGATGTGATCGTGCTGAACGCCGGGATTTCAAACTTTCCAGCATCGTCGATTACCGCGATGGAACAGAAAGTGATCGACGTGAATGTAAGCGGATTTGTTCAGTTATTTGGCGAAGCGTTTCAATATTTCAGGAAACAGGGTCACGGTCAGATTGTTGGTGTTTCTTCCATTGCATCTCTATTCGGATCATCCCGGGCTGCTCCGTACAGTTCATCAAAAGCATTTATTTCTACCTACATGCAGGCTTATCGACAGCGTTGTAACAATATCAGCGAAGATATTACCATCACGGATGTGAAGCCGGGATTTGTTGAGAGCGAGATGATCGAAGGAAAGAAAGGACTTTTCTGGGTTGGGGAGACGAAAAAAGCGGTGAAGCAGATGTTAAAAGATATCGAGAAGAAAAAATCGTACTCGTACGTTACGCGACGCTGGCGGCTTGTTGCATGGCTGATTAAGCTTACGCCCAACTGGGTTCTGGATCGTATTTGA
- a CDS encoding zinc-dependent metalloprotease, giving the protein MKSIYTLFPAVLFTVLLIFPSSLFGQNTYLLNTFDGAQKQMVSETHSGLTHERSYFSLNREPLQEREMNVGDYMKVQLRESHGSILKITRTEQFTENTVSYIARSEENPDEMFVFTYSDGRIHGLYHQSHEEAFFFEYDPAMERHYIATGTPFQDDPQHCSVHEIADDLLTGFTHSSAKQKAVSVDGRQIPHLNAPGAVSDDEVTIDLLIPYTENARIWAEADTNFYSIDAVIAQSLNLSQSALDVSEIHINLRVVHYYETGYSDDSIENLDEDDPNYVAPGDHLRRLTRDSENPFDLCGRRSNCSESDFDGYFDEVHQLRDQYGADLVAAFLSEPNTGGIAWRSTSVTGLPQYGFSVNRIQQVANNYTLIHEIGHNMGNAHARNQNQAEAGEFGGIFVYSTGNRFSGSSNDYATVMAYDQDGFQGIPNFSNPDVLVSGIGTGTSIFHTGEAGPSNSALSMNQLRRVIASYRPTRTDPPVADFADVSVSVELNQENSTATVPITISNTGDSDLIWDIDFDIASSTIAKRQPTNGFEDAVQPASVDLSGSGGGMLTYSDGPGVLFSAGFEAGEGFTTGDHLALAGWRASSESALFEISDENPSGGTYNLRLPRRSGTSNSVGARSPFFGTQPTGEFRISFDVAIRNLSFGSSGEIFDIYFYDASTGSLSSGVIIDSENVWGWGAGEDGQGAFSSFIGSITENDKYHSFEIHYNPNNRTIDYSVNGVQAASSSYAPGRTPDYMYIGNRNEVSGSYIDIDNIEVRREFTPFNWMSVPRFEGVVQPGSTQSVDLVFNAVDVESGSYETVLLLRSNDPNNPVFELPISAEIEMATSAQTETDLPNRISLKQNYPNPFNPSTRIQFRLNESSDVRLDVFNVAGQRVATLVDGMMSAGSHEQTFNASGLSSGVYFYRLQTPKESLTRQMILVK; this is encoded by the coding sequence ATGAAGTCAATTTATACGCTTTTTCCTGCTGTTCTGTTTACCGTTTTATTGATATTCCCGTCGAGCCTTTTCGGGCAGAATACGTATTTGCTGAACACATTTGACGGGGCTCAGAAACAGATGGTGTCCGAAACACACTCGGGATTAACCCATGAACGATCCTATTTTTCTTTGAACAGGGAGCCGCTTCAGGAGCGTGAAATGAATGTTGGAGATTACATGAAGGTGCAGTTACGCGAATCGCACGGCTCAATACTTAAAATTACACGAACGGAACAGTTTACAGAAAATACGGTCTCTTATATTGCTCGTTCAGAAGAGAATCCCGATGAGATGTTTGTGTTTACCTACTCCGATGGACGGATCCACGGGCTTTATCATCAATCTCACGAAGAAGCTTTCTTTTTTGAGTATGATCCGGCAATGGAACGCCACTATATCGCAACAGGAACTCCCTTTCAGGATGATCCGCAGCACTGTTCTGTTCATGAGATTGCAGATGATCTTCTTACTGGTTTTACCCATTCATCTGCGAAACAAAAGGCTGTTTCTGTTGACGGACGCCAGATTCCACATTTGAATGCACCCGGCGCGGTCTCAGATGATGAAGTGACGATCGATTTGCTGATTCCCTACACAGAGAATGCCAGAATTTGGGCAGAGGCGGATACCAATTTTTATTCGATTGACGCAGTCATTGCACAGTCGTTAAATTTATCTCAATCAGCTCTTGATGTAAGCGAAATTCATATCAATCTGCGGGTAGTTCACTACTACGAAACGGGATATTCGGATGATTCCATCGAAAACCTTGATGAAGATGATCCGAACTATGTAGCGCCCGGTGATCACCTGAGGCGGCTCACACGTGATTCCGAAAACCCGTTCGATCTCTGTGGTCGACGATCAAACTGCAGCGAAAGTGACTTCGATGGCTATTTTGATGAGGTACATCAGCTTAGGGATCAGTATGGGGCCGATCTGGTTGCGGCATTTTTAAGCGAACCCAACACCGGTGGCATTGCATGGCGAAGCACATCAGTAACTGGGCTGCCTCAATATGGATTTTCTGTGAACCGTATTCAGCAAGTCGCAAACAACTACACGCTGATCCATGAAATAGGCCACAACATGGGAAATGCACATGCGCGCAATCAAAATCAGGCAGAAGCGGGCGAATTTGGAGGGATTTTTGTCTACTCAACCGGAAATCGGTTCTCTGGAAGTTCAAATGATTACGCTACGGTAATGGCGTATGATCAGGATGGATTTCAGGGTATCCCGAATTTCTCAAATCCCGATGTTCTGGTTTCCGGAATAGGTACGGGAACATCAATTTTTCATACCGGTGAAGCGGGACCGTCCAACAGTGCTTTGAGTATGAACCAGTTGCGGCGTGTCATTGCATCTTACCGTCCGACCCGAACCGATCCACCCGTGGCAGATTTTGCGGATGTTTCTGTTTCTGTTGAGCTCAATCAGGAGAACAGCACGGCAACTGTTCCGATCACGATCAGCAATACCGGGGATTCAGATTTGATTTGGGATATCGATTTTGACATCGCCAGCAGCACGATTGCCAAACGGCAACCCACGAATGGGTTTGAAGATGCTGTGCAGCCGGCATCTGTGGATTTGTCCGGTTCGGGCGGCGGAATGCTTACATACAGTGATGGTCCGGGTGTTCTCTTTTCGGCTGGTTTTGAAGCCGGAGAAGGTTTTACAACCGGGGATCACCTTGCACTGGCGGGATGGCGGGCCTCTTCCGAATCCGCTCTATTTGAAATTTCGGATGAAAATCCATCAGGAGGAACATATAATCTTCGGCTGCCCAGGCGATCGGGCACTTCAAATTCTGTGGGTGCCCGCTCCCCGTTTTTTGGAACCCAGCCGACCGGCGAATTTCGCATCTCGTTTGATGTTGCCATCAGGAACCTGTCGTTTGGCAGTTCAGGAGAAATATTTGATATCTATTTTTATGACGCTTCCACAGGTTCGCTCTCATCAGGTGTAATCATAGACTCCGAAAATGTGTGGGGATGGGGTGCAGGTGAAGATGGGCAGGGCGCGTTTTCAAGTTTTATCGGCTCCATCACAGAAAACGACAAGTATCATTCGTTTGAAATTCATTACAATCCAAACAACCGAACCATTGATTATTCGGTGAACGGGGTGCAAGCAGCCTCCAGTTCATATGCACCGGGAAGGACTCCCGATTACATGTATATTGGGAACAGAAATGAAGTTTCCGGGTCTTATATAGATATTGATAATATTGAAGTTCGCAGGGAATTCACACCGTTTAACTGGATGAGTGTGCCCCGGTTTGAGGGAGTGGTTCAGCCCGGTTCGACCCAGTCGGTAGATCTGGTGTTCAACGCTGTGGATGTGGAATCAGGATCATACGAAACGGTTTTACTGCTGAGAAGTAACGATCCGAACAACCCGGTGTTTGAACTGCCGATATCTGCCGAGATTGAAATGGCCACTTCAGCGCAAACAGAAACTGATTTACCAAATAGGATATCACTGAAACAAAATTATCCCAATCCGTTTAACCCAAGCACCCGAATTCAGTTCAGATTGAACGAATCTTCAGATGTTCGCCTTGATGTGTTTAACGTTGCCGGACAGAGGGTTGCTACGCTGGTAGATGGCATGATGAGTGCCGGATCACACGAGCAGACATTCAATGCATCCGGGCTGTCAAGCGGTGTCTATTTTTACCGGCTTCAAACACCAAAAGAATCCCTGACGAGACAGATGATCCTTGTGAAATAA
- a CDS encoding DUF6580 family putative transport protein — protein MKKNAFYIIAGFILFAALSRLLPHATNFTPLGAIALFGAAYFPKKKWAFIIPILALWLSDLFLNNFVYAAFYDGFSLFTPGFLYIYGAFAMIVILGIYLFDKITLPRVLSGAIGGSVIFYVISNFGVWLASPMYPLTFEGLILCYTAAIPFFHYTLAGNLVYCGVLFGGYEFMKLKYPELSFAQA, from the coding sequence ATGAAAAAGAACGCATTTTACATCATCGCCGGATTTATCCTCTTTGCAGCACTTTCACGGCTGCTGCCCCATGCTACTAATTTCACTCCGCTTGGTGCAATTGCTCTTTTTGGAGCGGCATATTTCCCAAAAAAGAAGTGGGCATTTATCATTCCTATCCTTGCGTTATGGCTTAGTGATCTTTTCCTGAATAATTTTGTTTATGCTGCTTTTTATGATGGTTTTTCGCTCTTCACTCCCGGTTTTTTATATATCTATGGCGCATTTGCGATGATTGTCATTCTCGGTATTTACCTTTTTGATAAAATTACGCTTCCGCGTGTTCTTAGCGGTGCAATTGGCGGATCGGTCATTTTTTATGTGATCAGCAACTTCGGAGTCTGGCTCGCCAGCCCGATGTATCCGCTCACGTTTGAGGGCTTAATTCTCTGCTATACCGCAGCTATTCCGTTTTTTCACTATACGCTCGCCGGCAACCTGGTTTACTGTGGTGTCCTTTTCGGCGGATATGAGTTTATGAAACTGAAATATCCTGAATTATCATTCGCTCAAGCCTGA
- a CDS encoding cobalamin-binding protein → MIIRSSLKEKNSGNLKTPDSIASLLPGLTELVCALGLESRLSGRSHECDFPESVTSLPVLTSPRYNVSPDQDNAEIHQSVTELLKQALSIYEVDDEKLLKIKPDAVLTQDHCEVCAVSLSDLSDSLRRELGKNCNIISPSPIDLNSMLESFQIVAGHLGVPERGEELIQSIQSRFSKLRERTGSLPKPDVVAIEWIDPLMTGGNWIPELIEIAGGTNRLATAGKHSPFIEWNKICAVNPDFLLILPCGYPISRTLSEMQTLESRPGWQKLSAVRTGNVYILDGNHYFNRPGPRVADSAEILAHIFHPEFFNSVDTYRDSGWIRYSS, encoded by the coding sequence ATTATCATTCGCTCAAGCCTGAAAGAGAAAAACTCCGGCAACCTGAAAACACCGGATTCGATTGCATCACTCCTTCCCGGATTAACAGAACTTGTATGTGCATTAGGTTTGGAATCCCGTCTTTCCGGGCGTTCTCATGAGTGTGATTTCCCTGAATCTGTGACTTCTTTACCGGTGCTCACATCACCCCGTTATAACGTTTCTCCCGATCAGGATAATGCAGAAATTCATCAATCGGTAACTGAACTGCTCAAGCAGGCGCTCTCAATTTATGAAGTGGATGATGAAAAACTTCTGAAAATTAAACCGGATGCTGTTCTCACACAGGATCACTGCGAAGTCTGTGCTGTTTCGCTGTCCGATCTGTCTGATTCCCTGCGCCGGGAGCTTGGGAAAAACTGCAATATCATTTCCCCTTCGCCGATCGATCTGAACTCTATGCTGGAATCATTTCAAATCGTGGCCGGACATCTTGGCGTGCCGGAGAGAGGCGAAGAGCTTATTCAATCGATTCAATCCCGGTTTTCAAAGTTGAGAGAACGAACGGGATCACTCCCAAAACCGGATGTGGTTGCCATTGAATGGATCGATCCGCTGATGACGGGGGGAAACTGGATTCCGGAACTGATTGAGATCGCTGGCGGAACAAACAGACTTGCCACGGCCGGTAAGCACTCTCCGTTTATCGAATGGAATAAAATTTGCGCGGTAAATCCCGACTTCCTTTTAATTTTACCGTGCGGTTATCCTATCAGCAGAACCCTTTCCGAAATGCAAACGCTCGAATCCAGACCTGGCTGGCAAAAACTAAGCGCTGTACGGACAGGCAATGTCTACATTCTGGATGGAAACCACTATTTTAACCGGCCCGGTCCAAGGGTGGCCGACTCAGCAGAAATTCTGGCTCATATTTTCCATCCGGAGTTTTTCAACTCTGTAGATACATACCGCGATTCGGGCTGGATCCGTTACAGCTCATAA
- the trxB gene encoding thioredoxin-disulfide reductase: MKDIEGKTFDVVIIGSGPAGLTAALYAARADLNPIVFEGPEPGGQLMQTTDVENYPGYPEGVMGPKMMEDFREQARRFGADCRYGFVNQIEFGDRPYKLTVDEETTVYAKSIIIATGASAKWLGIESEQKLRGKGVSACATCDGAFFRNEHVVIVGGGDTAMEEATFLTKFASKVSVIHRRDELRASKAMQNRAFKNDKIEFIWNSELAEVLGDKVVEGVKVKNRKTGEETTLDDVTGVFVAIGHKPNTDLFKGVLTMDDVGYIQTKGQSTETDLPGIFASGDAMDPIYRQAVTAAGTGCRAALDAERFLADAQSEEAIAQSHWK, encoded by the coding sequence ATGAAAGATATAGAAGGAAAAACATTCGATGTAGTGATTATCGGCAGCGGTCCTGCCGGTTTAACGGCAGCTCTTTATGCCGCAAGAGCAGACCTCAACCCTATTGTTTTTGAAGGTCCTGAGCCTGGAGGCCAGCTTATGCAGACAACCGATGTGGAAAATTATCCCGGGTATCCCGAAGGTGTAATGGGACCAAAAATGATGGAAGATTTTCGTGAGCAGGCCAGACGTTTTGGTGCAGACTGCCGCTACGGGTTTGTGAATCAAATCGAATTCGGCGATCGCCCATATAAACTTACGGTTGATGAAGAGACCACGGTATATGCCAAGTCGATCATCATTGCAACAGGTGCATCAGCCAAATGGCTGGGAATTGAGAGCGAGCAGAAACTTCGCGGCAAAGGTGTGAGTGCCTGCGCTACATGTGACGGAGCTTTTTTCAGAAATGAGCACGTTGTGATTGTTGGCGGCGGTGATACAGCTATGGAAGAGGCAACGTTTCTTACAAAATTTGCCAGCAAGGTATCGGTCATCCACCGGCGTGATGAACTCCGTGCCTCTAAAGCGATGCAAAACCGCGCATTTAAAAACGATAAAATTGAGTTTATCTGGAATTCAGAACTGGCCGAGGTGCTGGGTGACAAGGTTGTTGAAGGCGTAAAAGTAAAAAATCGCAAGACAGGCGAAGAAACGACACTCGATGATGTAACCGGCGTATTTGTTGCCATCGGCCACAAACCGAATACCGATCTGTTTAAAGGTGTGCTAACAATGGATGATGTGGGATATATTCAAACCAAAGGACAATCCACAGAAACAGATCTGCCCGGGATTTTTGCCAGCGGAGATGCGATGGACCCGATCTATCGCCAGGCTGTTACTGCTGCAGGAACCGGCTGCCGCGCGGCTCTCGACGCCGAAAGATTCCTTGCTGATGCTCAAAGCGAAGAGGCGATTGCGCAATCACACTGGAAGTGA
- a CDS encoding DUF4342 domain-containing protein — protein sequence MTSSENTMYTEITGTIDEIIREVRKLIRAGNARSLIIKNKEGRILFQTQLTVGVAGTALFTAMAPIISAITMLIMFANDVQVIVEKVEDDSDPQDDEYEVDGEIIDIEDGDENEGEGEEKDKN from the coding sequence ATGACATCATCAGAAAACACAATGTATACAGAGATCACCGGTACGATTGATGAAATTATCCGGGAAGTTCGAAAGTTGATCCGTGCCGGAAATGCACGCAGTCTCATTATTAAAAACAAAGAGGGACGGATTCTTTTCCAGACTCAGCTCACCGTGGGTGTGGCCGGCACAGCACTTTTTACGGCTATGGCGCCCATCATATCCGCCATCACCATGCTGATAATGTTTGCCAACGACGTTCAGGTTATCGTGGAGAAAGTTGAAGATGATTCCGATCCGCAAGACGATGAATATGAGGTAGACGGTGAGATCATCGATATTGAGGATGGTGATGAGAATGAGGGTGAGGGTGAGGAAAAAGATAAAAATTGA
- the tyrA gene encoding bifunctional chorismate mutase/prephenate dehydrogenase, which yields MANNSDLTAQRKRIDEIDQKILDLLKERNHVSRDVIEYKIENQLPVFVAAREEEKTERFRDMARKRDLDPDWAEDFLRMIMSASRATQSTNTFPRATDEPKKILFVGGEGGMGALYRQVAEQSGHTTYSIDKGNWYELEEIAPALDLVIVTVPINVTISVIERLGGRLSDHTILADFTSNKSEPLKVMMNAHCGPVVGLHPMHGPDVPNLSKQLMVFCDGRSPEKSQWFKEQCRLWGMRIIDAEPDNHDHVMNLVQGLRHFVALLHGSFMKDFNLNPHEMLEYSSPVYRAELMMTGRIFAQDAELYADIVFANKERRELLVQFFNHHKSLIEMVEKDDKRGFVKEFEAVTDYFGRFATQALKESGYLINRLADRFS from the coding sequence ATGGCTAATAACTCCGATCTGACCGCACAGCGGAAGCGAATTGACGAAATTGATCAGAAAATTCTGGATTTACTGAAAGAGCGCAACCATGTGTCGCGGGATGTAATTGAGTATAAAATTGAGAATCAGCTTCCGGTTTTTGTCGCCGCACGGGAAGAAGAAAAAACCGAACGGTTCAGGGATATGGCACGCAAACGGGATCTCGATCCTGATTGGGCTGAGGATTTTCTTCGGATGATTATGTCTGCATCGCGCGCGACACAGTCGACCAATACCTTTCCGCGCGCAACGGATGAGCCGAAAAAGATACTGTTCGTAGGCGGAGAAGGCGGCATGGGTGCGCTTTACCGGCAGGTTGCGGAACAGAGCGGCCATACCACCTACAGCATTGATAAGGGAAACTGGTATGAACTGGAGGAAATTGCCCCTGCACTCGATTTGGTAATCGTAACAGTGCCGATCAACGTTACGATTTCGGTGATTGAACGCCTTGGCGGCAGGCTGAGCGATCATACAATTCTGGCTGATTTTACCAGCAATAAATCGGAGCCGCTCAAAGTGATGATGAACGCACACTGTGGTCCGGTTGTAGGACTCCATCCAATGCACGGCCCCGATGTGCCGAATCTTTCAAAGCAGCTGATGGTTTTCTGTGATGGGAGATCACCGGAAAAATCGCAATGGTTCAAGGAGCAGTGCCGGCTATGGGGTATGCGGATCATTGATGCCGAGCCGGATAACCACGATCACGTGATGAACCTGGTACAGGGACTGCGCCATTTTGTGGCCCTGCTGCACGGTTCATTCATGAAGGATTTTAACCTGAATCCACATGAAATGCTTGAGTATTCAAGCCCCGTTTACCGGGCTGAATTGATGATGACAGGCCGGATTTTCGCTCAGGATGCTGAACTGTATGCCGATATTGTATTTGCCAATAAAGAGCGCCGCGAACTTCTGGTGCAGTTTTTTAACCACCACAAAAGCCTGATTGAAATGGTTGAAAAAGATGATAAACGCGGTTTTGTAAAAGAATTTGAAGCAGTCACCGATTATTTTGGACGATTTGCAACTCAGGCACTGAAAGAAAGCGGATACCTGATCAACCGGCTGGCAGACAGATTTTCATGA